In Bufo gargarizans isolate SCDJY-AF-19 chromosome 6, ASM1485885v1, whole genome shotgun sequence, a single genomic region encodes these proteins:
- the SOCS7 gene encoding suppressor of cytokine signaling 7, with product MRGAAAEEEAASYRVLSRLLGCGAEAGEEAARPRLMVFRNMLRGEEVEDAEASKEPGAGVEAVPADGVPQPAELCNRHRKATQSGVGLELQLGALGLRGAGCPCEETSDALLVLEAPEARRLEEEEDGEGDGQAGAAARRSAGRKGSLRIRLSRIFRTKSCAGTAGAADRRGAGDLGGSGGSLTDMCRDKELELGRKPRLTRTQSAFSPVSFSPLFTGETVSLVDVDISHRGSCSTHPPTPPPPPRRSLSLLDDIGGIQPASVLVGPMGSSLQSFPLPPPPPPHAPDPLPRVVPLRPPECVPVPLVQPLQCPILRQDPSSFAASLRELEKLMGSSGELWHPARSGQCALVGCSLPDNLNGGLPPTPVQLLYPVSRFSNVKSLQHLCRFRIRQLVRIDHIPELPLPKPLISYLRKFYYYDPQEEIYLCLKEARHVPKLEFGTESST from the exons ATGCGAGGCGCAGCGGCAGAGGAGGAGGCCGCGTCCTACCGGGTGCTGAGCCGGCTGCTAGGCTGCGGAGCAGAAGCCGGGGAAGAGGCAGCCAGGCCCAGGCTCATGGTTTTCCGGAATATGCTGCGAGGAGAAGAGGTGGAGGATGCAGAGGCCTCCAAGGAGCCGGGGGCAGGCGTAGAAGCGGTGCCTGCAGACGGGGTGCCCCAGCCGGCAGAGCTGTGCAACCGGCACCGGAAGGCAACGCAGTCTGGGGtgggcctggagctgcagctgGGGGCGCTGGGGCTGCGGGGGGCCGGCTGTCCGTGTGAGGAGACCAGCGACGCTCTGCTGGTGCTGGAGGCCCCCGAGGCCCGgagactggaagaggaggaggacggtgAGGGGGACGGGCAGGCTGGAGCGGCGGCACGGAGGAGTGCGGGGAGGAAGGGGtctctgcggatccgtctgtccagGATCTTCCGCACCAAGAGCTGCGCCGGGACCGCGGGAGCTGCCGACCGGAGAGGAGCCGGGGACCTGGGGGGCTCCGGGGGGAGCCTGACGGACATGTGCAGGGACAAGGAGCTGGAGCTGGGCAG GAAGCCCCGTTTGACCAGAACTCAAAGTGCCTTCTCTCCAGTCTCCTTTAGTCCTCTCTTTACTG GTGAAACAGTATCTCTAGTGGACGTGGACATATCACACCGAGGTTCATGCTCTACCCACCCCCCTACTCCTCCCCCACCTCCTCGCAGGAGCCTGAGTCTTCTAG ATGATATTGGAGGTATACAACCAGCGTCTGTTCTAGTGGGTCCTATGGGGTCCTCGCTACAGTCCTTCCCGCTGCCTCCACCGCCTCCACCACATGCTCCCG ATCCCCTGCCTCGGGTAGTTCCTCTTCGGCCACCTGAGTGTGTGCCAGTCCCACTGGTACAGCCCTTACAATGCCCCATTCTCCGCCAGGATCCCAGTAGTTTTGCTGCAAGTCTGAGAGAACTGGAAAAG ttaatggggtccAGTGGTGAACTATGGCATCCGGCTAGGTCAGGCCAGTGCGCTCTggtaggctgttctctgccagataaCTTAAATGGAG GTCTTCCTCCTACCCCAGTACAACTACTATACCCCGTTTCCCGCTTCAGCAATGTGAAATCTCTTCAGCATTTATGCCGATTTCGTATTAGACAACTGGTCCGGATAGATCAcattcctgagctccctctacccAA GCCTCTCATCTCATACCTGCGCAAGTTCTACTACTATGACCCCCAAGAAGAAATATACCTGTGTTTAAAGGAGGCCCGTCACGTCCCCAAATTGGAGTTTGGGACAGAGAGCTCCACGTAG